From Streptomyces cyaneogriseus subsp. noncyanogenus, the proteins below share one genomic window:
- a CDS encoding class II fumarate hydratase: protein MTDEGQDSADRTGYRIEHDSMGEVRVPAHAKWRAQTQRAVENFPVSGQRIERAHIEALARIKGAAAKVNAELGVLDREIAEAIQEAAAEVAAGRWDDHFPVDVFQTGSGTSSNMNANEVVATLASERLGRDVHPNDHVNASQSSNDVFPSSIHIAATAAVTRDLIPALEHLAAALERKAADFADVVKAGRTHLMDATPVTLGQEFGGYAAQVRYGVERLRASLPRLAELPLGGTAVGTGINTPPGFSAAVIAEVARATGLPLTEARDHFEAQGARDGIVETSGQLRTVAVGLTKIANDLRWMSSGPRTGLAEITLPDLQPGSSIMPGKVNPVIPEAVLMVCAQVIGNDATVATAGAAGNFELNVMLPVIAKNVLESIRLLANVSRLLADRTVDGVVAQRERAREYAESSPSVVTPLNRYIGYEEAAKVAKRALAERKTIRQIVLEGGYVDRGDLTEEQLDEALDVLRMTRP from the coding sequence ATGACCGACGAGGGACAGGACAGCGCGGACCGGACCGGGTACCGCATCGAGCACGATTCCATGGGCGAGGTCCGGGTGCCCGCCCACGCCAAGTGGCGGGCCCAGACCCAGCGCGCGGTGGAGAACTTCCCCGTCTCCGGGCAGCGCATCGAGCGGGCCCACATCGAGGCGCTGGCGCGGATCAAGGGGGCGGCGGCCAAGGTCAACGCCGAGCTGGGCGTCCTGGACCGGGAGATCGCCGAGGCGATCCAGGAGGCCGCCGCCGAGGTGGCCGCCGGGCGGTGGGACGACCACTTCCCCGTGGACGTGTTCCAGACCGGTTCCGGGACCTCGTCCAACATGAACGCCAACGAGGTCGTCGCCACCCTCGCCAGTGAGCGCCTGGGCCGCGACGTGCATCCCAACGACCACGTCAACGCCTCGCAGTCGTCCAACGACGTCTTCCCCTCCTCGATCCACATCGCGGCCACCGCCGCCGTCACCCGGGACCTGATCCCGGCCCTGGAGCACCTGGCGGCGGCGCTGGAGCGCAAGGCGGCGGACTTCGCCGACGTGGTCAAGGCCGGCCGGACCCATCTGATGGACGCCACGCCCGTGACGCTGGGGCAGGAGTTCGGCGGGTACGCCGCCCAGGTGCGGTACGGCGTCGAGCGGCTGCGCGCCTCCCTGCCCCGGCTCGCCGAGCTTCCGCTGGGCGGCACCGCGGTCGGCACCGGCATCAACACCCCGCCCGGCTTCTCGGCCGCCGTGATCGCCGAGGTCGCCCGCGCGACGGGGCTGCCGCTGACCGAGGCGCGCGACCACTTCGAGGCGCAGGGCGCGCGGGACGGGATCGTCGAGACCAGCGGGCAGCTCCGGACCGTCGCCGTCGGGCTGACGAAGATCGCCAACGATCTGCGCTGGATGTCCTCCGGCCCCCGCACCGGCCTCGCGGAGATCACGCTGCCCGATCTCCAGCCCGGTTCGTCGATCATGCCGGGGAAGGTGAACCCGGTCATCCCCGAGGCGGTCCTCATGGTCTGCGCCCAGGTGATCGGCAACGACGCGACCGTCGCCACCGCCGGGGCGGCCGGGAACTTCGAGCTCAACGTGATGCTTCCGGTCATCGCCAAGAACGTGCTGGAGTCGATCCGGCTGCTCGCCAACGTCTCGCGGCTGCTGGCCGACCGGACCGTCGACGGCGTCGTGGCGCAGCGCGAGCGCGCGCGCGAGTACGCCGAGTCGTCGCCGTCCGTCGTCACCCCGCTCAACCGCTACATCGGGTACGAGGAGGCCGCCAAGGTCGCCAAGCGGGCGCTGGCCGAGCGGAAGACGATCCGTCAGATCGTGCTCGAGGGCGGCTACGTGGACCGCGGTGACCTGACGGAGGAGCAGCTGGACGAGGCGCTGGACGTCCTGCGGATGACCCGCCCCTGA
- a CDS encoding DUF1707 SHOCT-like domain-containing protein, which translates to MDLHKHAPRQDPPPPVSELRASDADRDRIADMLREALAEGRLTAEEHAERVEGVLAAKTVGELDVFVRDLPAAHGHRAAAAYASAPRRPEAGAIPAYPDDNVVAVFSGAVRKGRWRAGRRIHAWAVFGSVEIDLSEAIFEYQQVVVKAFSVFGSVEVRVPENVSLRGMGGGVLGSFEVDTLDSADAEAPVVYIDGWAVLGSVEARPKRGKVVADILDRVHRKVERSLRKHLDH; encoded by the coding sequence GTGGACCTTCACAAGCACGCGCCGCGACAGGACCCGCCCCCGCCCGTCTCCGAGCTGCGCGCCTCGGACGCCGACCGCGACCGCATCGCCGACATGCTGCGCGAGGCCCTGGCCGAGGGCCGGCTGACCGCCGAGGAGCACGCCGAGCGCGTCGAGGGCGTGCTGGCCGCCAAGACCGTCGGTGAGCTGGACGTGTTCGTACGGGACCTGCCCGCCGCGCACGGGCACCGGGCCGCCGCGGCGTACGCGTCCGCCCCCCGCCGCCCCGAGGCGGGCGCCATCCCCGCCTACCCCGACGACAACGTGGTCGCGGTCTTCAGCGGCGCCGTGCGCAAGGGCCGCTGGCGGGCGGGCCGCCGGATCCACGCCTGGGCGGTCTTCGGCAGCGTCGAGATCGACCTCAGCGAGGCGATCTTCGAGTACCAGCAGGTGGTGGTGAAGGCGTTCTCGGTCTTCGGCAGCGTCGAGGTCCGCGTCCCGGAGAACGTGTCGCTGCGCGGCATGGGCGGCGGCGTCCTGGGCAGCTTCGAGGTGGACACCCTCGACTCGGCCGACGCCGAGGCGCCCGTCGTCTACATCGACGGCTGGGCCGTGCTGGGCAGCGTCGAGGCGCGGCCCAAGCGGGGCAAGGTCGTCGCGGACATCCTCGACCGCGTCCACCGCAAGGTCGAGCGGAGCCTGCGCAAACACCTGGATCATTGA
- a CDS encoding WhiB family transcriptional regulator — protein sequence MLQPPHSSLQVAAVPAQRVPVRDRDHDAPWHTEAVCRRDEAGLFFAPSKEPTAARLSREEAAKRVCARCPVMVECREHALLQPEPYGVWGGLTAAERRVVLARRRRRELELKKARAAGRIAAAG from the coding sequence GTGCTGCAACCGCCGCATTCGTCCCTGCAGGTAGCTGCCGTTCCGGCCCAGCGGGTGCCCGTGCGGGACAGGGACCACGACGCACCGTGGCACACCGAGGCGGTGTGCCGGCGCGACGAGGCCGGCCTGTTCTTCGCCCCCTCCAAGGAACCCACGGCTGCCCGGCTCTCCCGGGAAGAGGCGGCCAAACGCGTCTGTGCCCGCTGCCCGGTCATGGTCGAGTGTCGCGAGCACGCGCTGCTCCAGCCCGAGCCGTACGGCGTCTGGGGCGGCCTCACCGCCGCCGAGCGCCGCGTGGTCCTGGCCCGGCGCCGCCGCCGCGAGCTGGAACTGAAGAAGGCGCGCGCCGCGGGACGCATAGCCGCGGCGGGATAG
- a CDS encoding DUF4245 domain-containing protein: MAGTNGKQKTARDMILSLAVIVLVGGVMWLFIPHDDDAEPDIKRVDYRVELLTARRAASYPVAAPEGLPEAWKPTSVRFRGDDFDRWHLGYHAPDGEYVAVEQSTEKASRFIDEASQGARETEVTQEIGGRTWVRYTGGRYDALVLKDTGGTGEADGENAGRATTVVAGTGSFGQLTKMAAALKME; this comes from the coding sequence GTGGCAGGTACGAACGGCAAGCAGAAGACGGCGCGGGACATGATCCTCTCCCTGGCCGTCATCGTGCTCGTGGGCGGCGTGATGTGGCTCTTCATCCCGCACGACGACGACGCCGAACCCGACATCAAGAGGGTCGACTACCGGGTCGAGCTGCTCACCGCGCGCCGCGCCGCCTCCTACCCGGTCGCCGCGCCCGAGGGCCTGCCCGAGGCGTGGAAGCCGACCTCGGTCCGCTTCCGCGGTGACGACTTCGATCGCTGGCACCTGGGCTACCACGCCCCCGACGGCGAGTACGTGGCCGTCGAGCAGTCCACGGAGAAGGCGTCCCGGTTCATCGACGAGGCGAGCCAGGGCGCGCGGGAGACCGAGGTCACCCAGGAGATCGGCGGCCGGACATGGGTCCGCTACACGGGTGGCCGGTACGACGCGCTGGTGCTGAAGGACACCGGGGGGACCGGGGAGGCCGACGGCGAGAACGCCGGGCGGGCGACCACCGTGGTGGCCGGCACCGGATCGTTCGGCCAGCTCACGAAGATGGCGGCGGCCCTGAAGATGGAGTGA
- a CDS encoding fumarate hydratase: MGEMPEFAYTDLLPVGEDTTPYRLVTSEGVSTVEGPDGRTFLKVEPEALRKLAEEAIHDIQHYLRPAHLAQLRRIIDDPEASSNDKFVALDLLKNANIAAAGVLPMCQDTGTAIVMGKRGQNVLTAGRDEEALSRGIYDAYTRLNLRYSQMAPLTMWEEKNTGSNLPAQIELYATDGDAYKFLFMAKGGGSANKSFLYQETKAVLNETSMMKFLEEKIRSLGTAACPPYHLAIVVGGTSAEYALKTAKYASAHYLDDMPTEGSPLGHGFRDKELEEKVFELTQKIGIGAQFGGKYFCHDVRVIRLPRHGASCPVALAVSCSADRQAVAKITAEGVFLEQLETDPARFLPDTTDAQLDEGDVVRIDLNQPMEQILAELTKYPVKTRLSLTGPLVVARDIAHAKIKERLDAGEEMPQYLKDHPVYYAGPAKTPEGYASGSFGPTTAGRMDSYVEQFQAAGGSKVMLAKGNRSKQVTDACAAHGGFYLGSIGGPAARLAQDCIKKVEVLEYEELGMEAVWKIEVEDFPAFIVVDDKGNDFFQDPAPAPTFTSIPVRGPGLG, from the coding sequence ATGGGCGAGATGCCTGAGTTCGCGTACACCGATCTGCTCCCCGTAGGAGAGGACACCACGCCGTACCGGCTGGTGACCTCCGAGGGTGTCTCCACGGTCGAGGGGCCGGACGGGCGGACGTTCCTGAAGGTGGAGCCGGAGGCGCTGCGCAAGCTGGCCGAGGAGGCGATCCACGACATCCAGCACTACCTGCGGCCCGCGCACCTGGCGCAGTTGCGCCGGATCATCGACGACCCCGAGGCGTCGAGCAACGACAAGTTCGTGGCGCTCGACCTGCTGAAGAACGCCAACATCGCGGCGGCGGGCGTGCTCCCCATGTGCCAGGACACCGGCACGGCGATCGTGATGGGCAAGCGCGGGCAGAACGTGCTGACGGCGGGCCGCGACGAGGAGGCCCTCTCGCGCGGCATCTACGACGCCTACACCAGGCTCAACCTGCGCTACTCGCAGATGGCGCCGCTGACCATGTGGGAGGAGAAGAACACCGGCTCCAACCTCCCCGCCCAGATCGAGCTGTACGCCACCGACGGGGACGCCTACAAGTTCCTGTTCATGGCCAAGGGCGGCGGCAGCGCCAACAAGTCGTTCCTCTACCAGGAGACCAAGGCGGTCCTGAACGAGACCTCCATGATGAAGTTCCTGGAGGAGAAGATCCGCTCGCTCGGCACGGCCGCCTGCCCGCCGTACCACCTGGCGATCGTGGTCGGCGGCACCAGCGCCGAGTACGCGCTGAAGACCGCGAAGTACGCCTCCGCGCACTACCTGGACGACATGCCCACCGAGGGCTCGCCGCTCGGCCACGGCTTCCGGGACAAGGAGCTGGAGGAGAAGGTCTTCGAGCTCACCCAGAAGATCGGCATCGGCGCGCAGTTCGGCGGCAAGTACTTCTGCCACGACGTCCGCGTGATCCGTCTGCCGCGCCACGGCGCCTCCTGCCCGGTGGCCCTCGCGGTCTCCTGCTCCGCCGACCGCCAGGCCGTCGCCAAGATCACCGCCGAGGGCGTCTTCCTCGAGCAGCTGGAGACGGACCCGGCGCGCTTCCTGCCGGACACCACCGACGCCCAGCTCGACGAGGGCGACGTGGTGCGGATCGACCTGAACCAGCCGATGGAGCAGATCCTCGCCGAGCTGACCAAGTACCCGGTCAAGACGCGGCTGTCGCTGACCGGCCCCCTGGTCGTGGCCCGCGACATCGCGCACGCCAAGATCAAGGAGCGGCTGGACGCGGGCGAGGAGATGCCGCAGTACCTGAAGGACCACCCGGTGTACTACGCGGGCCCCGCCAAGACGCCCGAGGGCTACGCCTCCGGCTCCTTCGGCCCGACCACGGCCGGCCGCATGGACTCCTACGTGGAGCAGTTCCAGGCCGCGGGCGGCTCCAAGGTGATGCTGGCCAAGGGCAACCGCAGCAAGCAGGTCACGGACGCGTGCGCCGCGCACGGCGGCTTCTACCTGGGCTCCATCGGCGGCCCCGCCGCCCGCCTGGCGCAGGACTGCATCAAGAAGGTCGAGGTCCTGGAGTACGAGGAGCTCGGCATGGAGGCCGTCTGGAAGATCGAGGTCGAGGACTTCCCCGCCTTCATCGTCGTCGACGACAAGGGCAACGACTTCTTCCAGGACCCGGCGCCCGCGCCGACCTTCACCTCCATTCCGGTGCGGGGTCCCGGCCTCGGCTGA
- a CDS encoding malonic semialdehyde reductase has product MSLVLDPAAQDLLFREARTANTFTDEPVTDEQVQAIYDLVKYGPTAFNQSPLRITLVRSPEARERLVRHMAEGNQPKTATAPLVAILSADNEFHEELPELFPHFPQAKDVFFGERPVRENAAALNAALQAAYFIVGVRAAGLAAGPMTGFDYEGVRKEFLDDDHTPLMIVNIGKPGPDAWYPRSPRLAYDQVVTTV; this is encoded by the coding sequence ATGTCTCTCGTTCTCGACCCCGCCGCCCAGGACCTGCTCTTCCGCGAGGCCCGCACCGCGAACACCTTCACCGACGAGCCGGTGACCGACGAGCAGGTGCAGGCGATCTACGACCTGGTCAAGTACGGTCCGACCGCCTTCAACCAGTCCCCGCTGCGCATCACGCTGGTCCGCTCCCCCGAGGCCCGCGAGCGCCTGGTGCGGCACATGGCCGAGGGCAACCAGCCCAAGACGGCCACCGCCCCGCTGGTCGCGATCCTGTCGGCGGACAACGAGTTCCACGAGGAGCTGCCCGAGCTCTTCCCGCACTTCCCGCAGGCCAAGGACGTCTTCTTCGGCGAACGCCCGGTGCGCGAGAACGCCGCCGCGCTGAACGCCGCGCTCCAGGCCGCCTACTTCATCGTCGGCGTCCGCGCCGCCGGCCTGGCCGCCGGCCCGATGACCGGCTTCGACTACGAGGGCGTCCGCAAGGAGTTCCTGGACGACGACCACACGCCGCTGATGATCGTCAACATCGGCAAGCCGGGCCCGGACGCCTGGTACCCGCGCTCCCCGCGCCTGGCGTACGACCAGGTCGTCACCACCGTCTGA
- the glpX gene encoding class II fructose-bisphosphatase produces the protein MTEHHHLPSELDVPSEAPDRNLAMELVRVTEAAAMAAGRWVGRGDKNGADGAAVRAMRTLVHTVSMNGVVVIGEGEKDEAPMLFNGEHVGDGTGPECDIAVDPIDGTTLTAKGMPNAIAVLAAAERGSMFDPSAVFYMDKLVTGPEAADFVDIDAPVAVNIRRVAKAKRSTPEDVTVCILDRPRHQELIDQVRQTGARIKLISDGDVAGSILALREGTGIDLLLGIGGTPEGIISACAVKCLGGTIQGKLWPKDDEERQRAIDAGHDLDRVLTTDDLVASDNVFFAATGITDGELLRGVRYRSETATTSSIVMRSKSGTVRRVDSEHRLSKLRAYSAIDFDRAK, from the coding sequence ATGACCGAGCATCATCATCTGCCGTCCGAGCTGGACGTCCCCTCCGAGGCCCCCGACCGGAACCTCGCCATGGAACTCGTCCGCGTGACCGAGGCCGCGGCGATGGCCGCCGGCCGCTGGGTCGGGCGCGGCGACAAGAACGGCGCCGACGGTGCCGCGGTGCGCGCCATGCGGACCCTCGTCCACACCGTGTCGATGAACGGCGTCGTGGTCATCGGCGAGGGCGAGAAGGACGAGGCCCCGATGCTCTTCAACGGGGAGCACGTCGGAGACGGGACCGGGCCCGAGTGCGACATCGCCGTGGACCCGATCGACGGCACCACGCTGACCGCCAAGGGCATGCCGAACGCGATCGCGGTGCTGGCCGCCGCCGAGCGCGGCTCGATGTTCGACCCGTCCGCCGTCTTCTACATGGACAAGCTGGTCACCGGGCCGGAGGCCGCCGACTTCGTCGACATCGACGCGCCGGTGGCGGTGAACATCCGCCGTGTCGCCAAGGCCAAGCGGTCCACGCCCGAGGACGTCACGGTCTGCATCCTGGACCGGCCGCGCCACCAGGAGCTGATCGACCAGGTCCGGCAGACCGGCGCCCGCATCAAGCTGATCTCCGACGGCGATGTCGCCGGCTCCATCCTGGCGCTGCGCGAGGGCACCGGCATCGACCTGCTGCTCGGCATCGGCGGCACCCCCGAGGGCATCATCTCGGCCTGTGCCGTCAAGTGCCTGGGCGGCACCATCCAGGGCAAGCTGTGGCCCAAGGACGACGAGGAGCGGCAGCGCGCGATCGACGCCGGGCACGACCTGGACCGCGTCCTGACCACCGACGACCTGGTCGCCAGTGACAACGTCTTCTTCGCCGCGACCGGCATCACCGACGGCGAGCTGCTGCGCGGGGTGCGCTACCGCTCCGAGACCGCCACGACGTCCTCGATCGTCATGCGTTCCAAGTCCGGCACGGTCCGCCGGGTCGACTCCGAGCACCGGCTGAGCAAGCTGCGCGCGTACAGCGCGATCGACTTCGACCGGGCGAAGTAA